From one Halosimplex rubrum genomic stretch:
- a CDS encoding nucleotidyltransferase domain-containing protein → MTRQKSAAGGTERATVGLPVPAPDPDLFRHSATDELLRLLLDNPDEQFTIRELGRLTDNAAQSVKRAVDVLEPNGLVVVESEGNRRLVGINRRRVTKPDDPVLSIPQPEFHPPVRAALARIRDELGAVKGVLVFGSVARGRADRQSDIDLWVLADGRADQHRANELAKELGTERFNGDRYEFQILVETAESARGHGDRLEDVFADAITLVESDTLRDLKHEVLSGA, encoded by the coding sequence ATGACGAGACAAAAGAGTGCGGCGGGTGGGACGGAACGGGCCACGGTCGGGCTCCCGGTACCGGCACCGGATCCCGACCTGTTCCGCCACTCGGCCACCGACGAGCTCCTCCGGCTATTGCTCGACAACCCCGACGAGCAGTTCACGATCCGCGAACTCGGGCGGCTCACCGACAACGCCGCCCAGTCGGTAAAACGGGCTGTCGACGTCCTCGAACCCAACGGACTGGTCGTCGTCGAGAGCGAAGGCAACCGCCGGCTGGTCGGCATCAACCGCCGCCGCGTGACGAAGCCCGACGACCCCGTCCTGAGCATCCCACAACCCGAGTTCCACCCGCCCGTCCGCGCGGCGCTCGCCCGCATCCGCGACGAGCTTGGCGCGGTAAAAGGCGTCCTCGTGTTCGGTAGCGTCGCCCGCGGCCGGGCCGACCGCCAGAGCGACATCGACCTCTGGGTGCTGGCCGACGGCCGCGCCGACCAGCACCGCGCCAACGAACTCGCGAAGGAACTGGGCACCGAGCGGTTCAACGGCGACCGCTACGAGTTCCAGATCCTCGTCGAGACGGCCGAATCGGCCCGCGGTCACGGCGACCGCCTCGAAGACGTGTTCGCCGACGCGATCACGCTCGTCGAGAGCGACACGCTCCGGGATCTCAAACACGAGGTGTTGAGCGGTGCCTGA
- a CDS encoding 23S rRNA (uridine(2552)-2'-O)-methyltransferase, protein MSGKDEYYNKAKQQGYRARSAYKLQQLDETAGLFGPGNTVVDLGAAPGGWLQVAAERVDDYGTIVGVDRQRIDPLEEHDTVELVRGDLTEESTIDEVVERVGADTGERPVDVVISDMAPNMTGDYDLDHARSVHLARQAFEVADRVLDSGGDLAVKVFDGKDLDDLQADIEEQFEYVRQVRPDASRDSSSELYLVAKGYLTAPVREGDTVEVEIIDIGSDGDGVAKVDGYTLFVSGVEEGETLEVRVDDVKPNFGFAQPAE, encoded by the coding sequence ATGAGCGGCAAAGACGAGTACTACAACAAGGCCAAACAGCAGGGGTATCGCGCCCGCTCGGCGTACAAGCTCCAGCAACTGGACGAGACGGCCGGCCTCTTCGGGCCGGGCAACACCGTCGTCGACCTCGGCGCGGCGCCCGGCGGCTGGCTGCAGGTCGCCGCCGAGCGCGTCGACGACTACGGCACCATCGTCGGCGTCGACCGCCAGCGCATCGACCCGCTCGAAGAGCACGACACCGTCGAACTCGTCCGCGGCGACCTCACCGAGGAGTCGACCATCGACGAGGTCGTCGAGCGCGTCGGCGCCGACACCGGCGAGCGCCCCGTCGACGTGGTCATCTCCGACATGGCGCCGAACATGACCGGCGACTACGACCTCGACCACGCCCGCTCGGTCCACCTCGCCCGGCAGGCGTTCGAGGTCGCCGACCGCGTCCTCGACTCCGGCGGCGACCTCGCCGTCAAGGTGTTCGACGGGAAGGACCTGGACGACCTCCAGGCCGACATCGAGGAGCAGTTCGAGTACGTCCGCCAGGTCCGCCCGGACGCCTCCCGGGACTCCTCCTCGGAACTGTACCTGGTCGCCAAGGGCTACCTGACGGCGCCGGTCCGCGAGGGCGACACGGTCGAGGTCGAGATAATCGACATCGGGAGCGACGGCGACGGCGTCGCGAAGGTCGACGGCTACACGCTGTTCGTCTCGGGCGTCGAGGAAGGAGAGACGCTCGAAGTCCGGGTCGACGACGTGAAACCCAACTTCGGCTTCGCCCAGCCGGCCGAGTAG
- the rio1 gene encoding serine/threonine-protein kinase Rio1, giving the protein MPEYRLLDTDEADAPGDEFEEIDVEDTEADTIARQRDREFSEFRKRIKNTEQFKVEDSVFDDATYAALYKLVQDDHIVAFGGPISTGKEANVYTALGDEDTEVAVKVYRINASDFTDMRGYLDGDPRFRGIGSDKKKVVLAWVRKEYANLMRARKAGVLVPDPIAVERNVLVMEYLGTEEGRGKRLSEVNLENPETAYEVVREYMRRLHDAGLVHGDLSEYNLIVHGDEIYVIDLGQAVTVHHPNAEEFLDRDCENVTAFFGRQGHDVTADELKAYILDQDEDEAVAEEF; this is encoded by the coding sequence ATGCCGGAGTACCGCCTGCTCGACACTGACGAGGCCGACGCGCCCGGCGACGAGTTCGAGGAGATCGACGTCGAGGACACCGAGGCCGACACGATCGCTCGCCAGCGCGACCGGGAGTTCAGCGAGTTCCGCAAGCGCATCAAGAACACCGAGCAGTTCAAAGTCGAGGACTCGGTGTTCGACGACGCCACCTACGCCGCCCTCTACAAGCTCGTCCAGGACGACCACATCGTCGCCTTCGGCGGCCCCATCTCGACGGGCAAGGAGGCCAACGTCTACACCGCGCTGGGCGACGAAGACACCGAGGTCGCCGTCAAGGTCTACCGCATCAACGCCTCCGATTTCACCGACATGCGCGGCTACCTCGACGGCGACCCGCGCTTCCGTGGGATCGGGTCGGACAAGAAGAAGGTCGTCCTCGCGTGGGTCCGCAAGGAGTACGCCAACCTCATGCGCGCCCGGAAAGCGGGCGTGCTCGTCCCCGACCCCATCGCCGTCGAGCGCAACGTCCTCGTCATGGAGTACCTCGGCACCGAGGAGGGCCGCGGCAAGCGCCTCTCGGAGGTGAACCTCGAGAACCCCGAGACCGCCTACGAGGTCGTCCGCGAGTACATGCGCCGGCTACACGACGCCGGGCTCGTCCACGGCGACCTCTCGGAGTACAACCTGATCGTCCACGGCGACGAGATATACGTCATCGATCTGGGCCAGGCGGTGACGGTTCATCACCCCAACGCCGAGGAGTTCTTAGACCGGGACTGCGAGAACGTCACCGCCTTCTTCGGCCGCCAGGGCCACGACGTGACCGCCGACGAGCTGAAGGCGTACATCCTCGACCAGGACGAGGACGAAGCCGTGGCCGAGGAGTTCTGA
- the eif1A gene encoding translation initiation factor eIF-1A: MSDNEGRTDLRMPEDDEVFAVVTEMLGANRVEVRCMDGTNRTARIPGKMQKRIWIREDDVVLVEPWDWQDEKGDITWRYEKQQADQLREEGHIQE; this comes from the coding sequence ATGAGCGACAACGAGGGCCGAACGGACCTGCGGATGCCCGAGGACGACGAGGTGTTCGCCGTCGTCACGGAGATGCTCGGGGCGAACCGGGTGGAGGTACGCTGCATGGACGGGACCAACCGCACCGCGCGCATCCCCGGGAAGATGCAAAAGCGCATCTGGATCCGCGAGGACGACGTGGTGCTCGTCGAACCGTGGGACTGGCAGGACGAGAAGGGCGACATCACGTGGCGCTACGAGAAACAGCAGGCCGACCAGCTGCGCGAGGAGGGGCACATCCAGGAGTAG
- a CDS encoding metal-dependent hydrolase — protein sequence MFVGHACLAFAVAALGADRLGWSRERALGVAALAALFATLPDVDVVYGLAGLIGSGTGAGLVPVESFWDAGNRVHRGVTHALPVAAVVTSAVWLAARTEVRSRAVGAAILAALVPSVAAVSGGLAGAVTAVFVLCVGALVALAIRRGASPRTLAGAAFVGLFTHPFGDLLTGEPPALLYPFDLTLVAERVVLSTDPTLHLLGAFGVELATVWLALAAYFRISGERPAAHVDRRAVLGVAYAGAALALPAPTLEVSYHFVFSVLAVGSVGVAPPSLERVRTWRAGVTALAAVSLAAVAYAAVYLVVG from the coding sequence ATGTTCGTCGGCCACGCCTGTCTCGCGTTCGCCGTCGCCGCCCTCGGCGCCGACCGCCTCGGGTGGTCCCGAGAGCGCGCGCTCGGCGTGGCGGCCCTCGCCGCGCTGTTCGCCACGCTTCCGGACGTCGACGTCGTGTACGGCCTGGCTGGACTGATCGGGTCCGGTACGGGGGCGGGGCTCGTCCCCGTCGAGTCGTTCTGGGACGCCGGCAACCGCGTTCACCGCGGCGTCACCCACGCCCTGCCCGTCGCCGCGGTTGTCACGAGCGCGGTCTGGCTGGCCGCGCGGACCGAAGTGCGCTCGCGAGCGGTCGGCGCGGCGATACTCGCGGCGCTCGTTCCGTCCGTGGCAGCAGTCAGCGGCGGGCTGGCCGGCGCGGTGACGGCCGTGTTCGTTCTCTGCGTGGGCGCGCTCGTCGCGCTCGCGATCCGGCGGGGTGCATCGCCGCGAACCCTCGCGGGCGCGGCGTTCGTCGGCCTGTTCACCCACCCCTTCGGCGACCTGCTCACCGGCGAACCGCCCGCCTTGCTCTATCCGTTCGACCTGACGCTGGTCGCCGAGCGGGTCGTCCTCTCGACGGACCCGACGCTGCACCTGCTCGGCGCGTTCGGCGTCGAACTCGCGACCGTCTGGCTGGCGCTGGCCGCGTACTTCCGCATCTCCGGCGAGCGACCCGCGGCGCACGTCGACCGCCGGGCGGTGCTGGGGGTCGCCTACGCGGGCGCCGCGCTCGCGCTCCCCGCGCCCACGCTGGAGGTGTCGTATCACTTCGTGTTCAGCGTGCTCGCGGTCGGGTCCGTCGGCGTCGCGCCGCCGTCGCTGGAGCGAGTGCGGACCTGGCGGGCGGGCGTGACCGCGCTCGCGGCCGTCAGCCTCGCCGCCGTCGCCTACGCGGCCGTCTATCTGGTCGTCGGGTGA
- a CDS encoding DUF5783 family protein codes for MAEFDPERFEDKYANYFTELQRAYKSAFETMNDRYDSELIHAIDQRVLAESEPFYEGDGRFRIELPEDPHERLSGVVVADDEKVETILDRYVDEIETEIRSVFGFGDA; via the coding sequence ATGGCCGAGTTCGACCCCGAGCGCTTCGAGGACAAGTACGCCAACTACTTCACCGAGCTCCAGCGCGCGTACAAGAGCGCCTTCGAGACGATGAACGACCGCTACGACTCGGAGCTGATCCACGCCATCGACCAGCGGGTCCTCGCCGAGAGCGAACCGTTCTACGAGGGCGACGGGCGGTTCCGGATCGAGCTCCCCGAGGACCCCCACGAGCGGCTCTCCGGCGTCGTCGTCGCCGACGACGAGAAGGTCGAGACGATCCTGGACCGGTACGTCGACGAGATCGAGACCGAGATCCGTTCGGTGTTCGGGTTCGGCGACGCGTAG
- a CDS encoding DUF7551 domain-containing protein: MIGRTLTDIRAELEGLAEPSGEYYVQCGRTGERPVPVDGRRFPDRETAVQAVRVAHAYRATLRRYDPRAPWYDFVVCEADASRRGERTWAFPPTAASEPPSQRALVAYCHDLAGAVFEALSASDHDGVERAVMDEYLAAAERTPDRDRLCLQLLATMATELQSRLPEPARADALQRASAHLPAVEGSARPVRAALAHLRSVGLIDGFTLADGHWDRPRAVTVRGYELRSREGRLPTLPLSAETVRRTAGRPRVATAATPVDEGWRIRLSPAGPTAGSLDTATPVDG, translated from the coding sequence ATGATCGGACGAACGCTCACGGACATCAGGGCGGAGCTGGAGGGGCTCGCCGAGCCCTCGGGAGAGTACTACGTGCAGTGCGGGCGGACGGGCGAGCGACCAGTCCCCGTCGACGGTCGACGGTTTCCGGACCGCGAGACGGCGGTTCAGGCGGTGCGGGTGGCTCACGCCTATCGGGCGACGCTCCGTCGGTACGACCCGCGGGCGCCGTGGTACGACTTCGTGGTCTGCGAGGCGGACGCGAGCCGGAGAGGCGAGCGGACGTGGGCGTTCCCGCCGACCGCGGCGAGCGAGCCCCCGTCTCAGCGCGCGCTGGTCGCGTACTGTCACGACCTGGCCGGCGCGGTGTTCGAGGCGCTGTCGGCCAGCGACCACGACGGCGTCGAGCGCGCGGTGATGGACGAGTACCTCGCGGCCGCCGAACGGACCCCCGACCGCGACCGGCTCTGTCTCCAGTTGCTCGCGACGATGGCGACGGAGCTGCAGTCCCGGCTCCCCGAGCCGGCCCGCGCGGACGCCCTCCAGCGCGCCAGCGCGCACCTCCCCGCCGTCGAGGGGAGCGCCCGGCCCGTCCGCGCGGCGCTCGCACACCTGCGGTCGGTCGGACTGATCGACGGCTTCACCCTCGCCGACGGCCACTGGGACCGCCCGCGTGCGGTGACCGTCCGCGGCTACGAACTCCGGTCCCGGGAAGGGCGTCTCCCGACGCTCCCGCTCTCGGCCGAAACGGTTCGACGCACCGCCGGCCGCCCCCGCGTCGCCACGGCCGCGACGCCCGTCGACGAGGGGTGGCGCATCCGCCTCTCCCCGGCCGGCCCGACCGCCGGCTCGCTCGACACCGCGACGCCGGTCGACGGTTGA
- a CDS encoding single-stranded-DNA-specific exonuclease RecJ — translation MSTTGPVPDLAGRATACADRLLDADEVLLASHIDADGLTSAAVASTALERADLPFETVFKKQLDETEIATIAAREYDTVLFTDFGSGQLDAIAAHERAGDFQPVIADHHQPADAETEYHLNPLLEGINGASELSGAGAAYVLARALEARGGQSADNRDLAALAVVGAVGDMQAVGGELVGANRGIVDEGVAAGVLAEGTDLSLYGKQTRPLPKLFEYATEVQIPGVSGDEAGSVRFLEGLDVDLKEAGEWRTWVDLTDDERQTVASALVKHAVQRGVPAKKINTLVGTTYELVDEPRGTELRDASEFSTLLNATARYERADVGLGVCLGDRDGALDRAQTLLSNHRRNLSEGLEYVRREGVTHEDHLQWFDAGEAIRETIVGIVAGMALGTDGVSASKPIVALARKNEAETKVSSRGTGTLVREGLDLSVVMGEAARSVGGDGGGHDIAAGATVPAGEERAFVDAADDIVADQTG, via the coding sequence ATGAGTACGACCGGGCCGGTTCCCGACCTGGCGGGGCGAGCGACCGCCTGTGCCGACAGACTGCTGGACGCCGACGAAGTGCTGCTGGCGTCGCACATCGACGCCGACGGACTGACGAGCGCGGCCGTGGCGTCGACGGCGCTGGAGCGGGCCGACCTGCCCTTCGAGACCGTCTTCAAGAAACAGCTCGACGAGACGGAGATCGCGACGATCGCCGCCCGGGAGTACGACACCGTGCTGTTCACCGACTTCGGGAGCGGGCAGCTCGACGCCATCGCGGCCCACGAGCGGGCGGGCGACTTCCAGCCGGTGATCGCCGACCACCACCAGCCCGCCGACGCCGAGACGGAGTATCATCTCAATCCGCTGCTGGAGGGTATCAACGGCGCCTCCGAGTTGTCGGGCGCCGGCGCGGCGTACGTCCTCGCGCGGGCGCTCGAAGCCCGGGGCGGCCAGTCCGCGGACAACCGCGACCTGGCGGCGCTGGCGGTCGTCGGCGCCGTCGGCGACATGCAGGCGGTCGGCGGCGAACTCGTCGGCGCCAACCGGGGGATCGTCGATGAGGGCGTCGCGGCGGGCGTCCTCGCGGAGGGGACGGACCTGTCGCTGTACGGCAAGCAGACCCGACCGCTGCCGAAGCTGTTCGAGTACGCGACGGAGGTGCAGATCCCCGGCGTCTCCGGCGACGAGGCCGGGTCGGTCCGCTTCCTGGAGGGGCTGGACGTGGATCTCAAGGAGGCGGGCGAGTGGCGGACGTGGGTCGACCTGACCGACGACGAGCGCCAGACGGTCGCGAGCGCGCTGGTGAAACACGCCGTCCAGCGCGGCGTCCCGGCCAAGAAGATCAACACGCTCGTCGGGACGACCTACGAACTGGTCGACGAGCCCCGCGGGACGGAACTGCGCGACGCCAGCGAGTTCTCGACGCTGCTGAACGCGACCGCGCGATACGAGCGGGCGGACGTGGGCCTGGGCGTCTGTCTCGGCGATCGCGACGGAGCCCTGGACCGCGCGCAGACGCTCCTCTCGAACCACCGGCGGAACCTCTCGGAGGGGCTGGAGTACGTCCGCCGGGAGGGCGTCACCCACGAGGACCACCTCCAGTGGTTCGACGCCGGCGAGGCGATCCGCGAGACGATCGTCGGGATCGTCGCCGGGATGGCGCTGGGGACCGACGGCGTCTCGGCGAGCAAACCCATCGTCGCGCTCGCCCGGAAGAACGAGGCGGAGACGAAGGTGTCCTCGCGGGGCACGGGGACTCTCGTCCGCGAGGGACTGGACCTCTCGGTCGTGATGGGCGAGGCCGCACGGTCGGTCGGGGGAGACGGCGGCGGTCACGACATCGCGGCGGGCGCGACGGTCCCTGCCGGGGAAGAGCGAGCGTTCGTCGACGCCGCCGACGACATCGTCGCCGACCAGACCGGCTGA
- a CDS encoding mechanosensitive ion channel domain-containing protein: protein MQTPVEFVVDLATETVNELGAALTEAVPRLVMAIVFVSLAYVAIRVVLSVARRFFGGIYPTEQDLIAQLWVTIVGVFLWFGAALVLLNILGLGAIAASLGTATGFLALGVSYALSSMIEDAVAGIYLLRDPDFNPGDRVTTQSMTGTVRAIELRKSRFELDDGDTVILANREVEKRWTKEGPE, encoded by the coding sequence ATGCAGACGCCAGTCGAGTTCGTCGTCGACCTCGCGACCGAGACGGTGAACGAACTCGGGGCCGCGCTCACCGAGGCGGTCCCGCGGCTCGTCATGGCGATCGTCTTCGTCTCGCTCGCGTACGTCGCGATCAGGGTCGTTCTGTCGGTCGCCCGGCGGTTCTTCGGCGGTATCTACCCAACCGAGCAGGACCTGATCGCCCAGCTGTGGGTGACCATCGTCGGCGTCTTCCTGTGGTTCGGCGCCGCGCTCGTCCTCCTGAACATCCTCGGGCTGGGCGCCATCGCGGCGAGTCTCGGCACCGCGACCGGCTTCCTCGCGCTTGGGGTCTCCTACGCCCTGTCGAGCATGATCGAGGACGCCGTCGCCGGCATCTACCTGCTCCGGGACCCCGACTTCAACCCCGGCGACCGCGTGACGACCCAGTCGATGACCGGGACGGTACGGGCGATCGAACTCCGCAAGAGCCGCTTCGAACTCGACGACGGCGACACGGTTATCCTCGCGAATCGAGAGGTGGAGAAACGCTGGACGAAGGAGGGCCCGGAGTAG
- a CDS encoding formylglycine-generating enzyme family protein, with product MSEDRACCSPGRGADDSRAATTDPATDGWRTDPATDDDPRTDRMVRVGAGTFRMGTDSDVGFPEEGEGPVREVTTDAYYVDRYAVTNAEFLEFVRETGHTTDAERFGWSFVFEEFVAEADREHVRDRVPGAEWWVAVAGADWFHPRGPSSSVVADDLLDHPVTHVSHRDAAAYADWAGKRLPTEAEWERAARGGREGTRFPWGDDLEPDGEHRCNVWQGEFPERNTGADGYRATAPVDAFEPNGFGLRNVCGNVWEWCRDRFGADYHTTDAYDPENPTGPADGDERVMRGGSHLCHESWCNRYRLAARSSNDPDGSTGNIGFRCVVDAA from the coding sequence GTGAGCGAGGACCGCGCGTGCTGTAGTCCCGGTCGCGGAGCGGACGACTCCCGAGCCGCGACCACCGACCCAGCGACCGACGGGTGGCGCACCGACCCCGCCACCGACGACGACCCGCGGACCGACCGGATGGTCCGCGTCGGCGCGGGGACGTTTCGGATGGGTACCGATTCGGACGTGGGCTTCCCCGAGGAGGGCGAGGGGCCGGTCCGCGAGGTCACCACCGACGCCTACTACGTCGACCGCTACGCCGTCACGAACGCCGAGTTCCTGGAGTTCGTCCGCGAGACGGGCCACACCACCGACGCCGAGCGGTTCGGCTGGTCGTTCGTCTTCGAGGAGTTCGTTGCCGAGGCCGACCGCGAGCACGTCCGCGACCGCGTCCCCGGCGCCGAGTGGTGGGTCGCCGTCGCCGGCGCCGACTGGTTCCACCCGCGCGGCCCGAGTTCGAGCGTCGTCGCCGACGACCTGCTCGACCACCCGGTCACGCACGTCTCCCACCGCGACGCGGCGGCCTACGCCGACTGGGCGGGCAAGCGCCTCCCGACGGAGGCCGAGTGGGAGCGGGCCGCCCGCGGCGGCCGCGAGGGGACCCGGTTCCCGTGGGGCGACGACCTCGAACCCGACGGCGAGCACCGCTGTAACGTCTGGCAGGGCGAGTTTCCCGAGCGCAACACGGGCGCCGACGGCTACCGGGCGACCGCGCCGGTCGACGCCTTCGAGCCCAACGGCTTCGGCCTCCGGAACGTCTGCGGCAACGTCTGGGAGTGGTGTCGCGACCGGTTCGGCGCCGACTACCACACCACCGACGCCTACGACCCCGAGAACCCGACGGGGCCGGCGGACGGCGACGAGCGGGTGATGCGCGGCGGCTCCCATCTCTGTCACGAGTCGTGGTGCAACCGCTATCGCCTGGCCGCCCGGTCGAGCAACGACCCCGACGGCTCGACCGGGAACATCGGCTTTCGGTGCGTGGTCGACGCCGCCTGA
- a CDS encoding alpha/beta hydrolase: MQSDPDTVSDASRRRLLRTVAGLAGAVALAGCNGGGDGTGSSPAPGESATSAPSSTPSPTPAAATAPPTATPTATPTATASPTATAASTPAGRSTAREFVARLRAGEFDAAHAMGTDELASNLPRSALERLWLGLLAQHGAVESAGAVETTTRGGSTAFVVPVDCAEGSARVEVGVDAEGRVGGLWFPAEYGSPDYVDTSAFTERTLTLEPQGCSLPATLTVPAGASGGSGAATATATDAGVVPGVVLVHGSGPHDRDETVGPNKPFRDIARGLATRGVAVLRYAKRTYACDVPRAEWAIDDIVVDDAVHALGVLRDQPEVDLERSVVAGHSVGAACAPRIAERDGRVAGAAVLAGNARPFTEVYPPQVRRIFEVQGGLSAREEQQLAAVTQLMTAVENGSVADGRPIGPLPGIWWKTFYEYDQVATADRIDADLLFAHGGRDFQIPADPAMSGWREGIDDADAARFERYPDLSHLFQPGAEPSLQTEYRFADNVARDLVVDLADWATGL, from the coding sequence ATGCAGTCCGACCCTGATACCGTCTCGGACGCGTCGCGCAGACGACTCCTCCGCACGGTCGCCGGCCTCGCTGGCGCCGTCGCCCTCGCCGGCTGCAACGGGGGCGGCGACGGCACCGGCAGCTCGCCGGCGCCGGGCGAGAGCGCCACTTCGGCCCCGAGTTCGACCCCGTCGCCGACCCCTGCGGCGGCGACCGCGCCGCCGACGGCGACGCCCACGGCGACCCCGACCGCCACCGCGTCGCCGACCGCGACGGCCGCGTCGACACCGGCCGGTCGGTCGACCGCCCGCGAGTTCGTCGCCCGTCTCCGGGCCGGCGAGTTCGACGCCGCCCACGCCATGGGCACCGACGAACTCGCGTCGAACCTCCCGCGGTCGGCCCTGGAACGGCTCTGGCTCGGTCTGCTGGCCCAGCACGGTGCCGTCGAGTCCGCGGGGGCCGTCGAGACGACGACCCGCGGCGGCTCGACGGCGTTCGTCGTCCCCGTCGACTGCGCCGAGGGGTCGGCGCGGGTCGAAGTCGGCGTCGACGCCGAGGGCCGCGTCGGCGGTCTGTGGTTCCCCGCCGAGTACGGCTCGCCCGACTACGTCGACACCTCGGCGTTCACCGAGCGGACGCTGACGCTCGAACCCCAGGGCTGTTCGCTCCCGGCGACGCTGACCGTCCCCGCCGGCGCGAGCGGCGGGTCGGGCGCGGCGACCGCCACCGCGACCGACGCCGGCGTCGTCCCCGGCGTCGTCCTCGTCCACGGCAGCGGTCCGCACGACCGCGACGAAACCGTCGGTCCGAACAAACCCTTCCGCGATATCGCCCGGGGGCTCGCCACGCGCGGCGTCGCGGTCCTGCGCTACGCCAAGCGCACCTACGCCTGCGACGTGCCCCGCGCCGAGTGGGCCATCGACGACATCGTCGTCGACGACGCCGTCCACGCGCTGGGCGTCCTCCGCGACCAGCCCGAGGTCGACCTCGAGCGGTCGGTCGTCGCGGGCCACAGCGTCGGCGCGGCCTGCGCCCCGCGGATCGCCGAGCGCGACGGACGGGTCGCCGGCGCGGCCGTCCTCGCTGGGAACGCCCGCCCGTTCACCGAGGTCTACCCCCCACAGGTGAGACGAATCTTCGAGGTGCAGGGCGGGCTCTCCGCCCGCGAGGAACAGCAGCTCGCTGCGGTGACGCAGCTGATGACCGCCGTCGAGAACGGCTCGGTCGCCGACGGTCGCCCCATCGGCCCGCTGCCGGGGATCTGGTGGAAGACGTTCTACGAGTACGACCAGGTCGCGACCGCCGATCGGATCGACGCCGACCTCCTGTTCGCTCACGGCGGCCGCGACTTCCAGATCCCGGCCGATCCGGCGATGTCGGGCTGGCGCGAGGGCATCGACGACGCCGACGCGGCCCGCTTCGAGCGCTATCCCGACCTGTCGCACCTCTTCCAGCCCGGCGCCGAGCCGTCGTTACAGACGGAGTACCGCTTCGCCGACAACGTCGCCCGGGACCTCGTCGTAGACCTCGCCGACTGGGCGACCGGGCTGTAG
- a CDS encoding winged helix-turn-helix domain-containing protein — protein MTTPHSGDTEEPGEAAATDGSAGDDASDGTGDSSEPAAVAERRIDPSEAFAALSDPLRVDILRELATAHREPGVETVGFADLRKRVGVRDSGRFRYHLNELRDNFVRKADGGYRLTVTGVETVAAILAGTYTHGGSLGPEPIDSECSACDADAVAVYRDGRCAVTCENDHLLFGWTLPPAAAADATLPEVVSLTELYARQAIERALAGVCPKCSAPVDPRIAVEGDDAEPIDPPGLRVRCETCGGRLVGPVGFCLLVDPAVAAFYRRHDRPLDACHVWEPAFVADDGTVDVVERDPLRVAVEVTLDGDRLAVTVDESGRVSVREG, from the coding sequence GTGACGACGCCGCACAGCGGCGATACCGAGGAGCCGGGCGAAGCCGCAGCCACAGACGGATCCGCCGGCGACGACGCCTCCGACGGGACCGGCGATTCGAGCGAGCCGGCCGCGGTCGCCGAGCGGCGTATCGACCCCTCGGAGGCGTTCGCGGCGCTGTCGGACCCGCTACGGGTGGACATCCTCCGGGAGCTCGCGACCGCCCACCGCGAGCCGGGGGTCGAGACGGTCGGGTTCGCGGATCTGCGCAAGCGCGTCGGGGTGCGCGACTCCGGGCGCTTTCGCTACCACCTCAACGAACTCCGGGACAACTTCGTCCGGAAGGCCGACGGCGGCTACCGGCTGACCGTCACGGGCGTCGAGACGGTCGCCGCGATCCTCGCCGGGACCTACACCCACGGCGGGTCGCTGGGCCCCGAGCCGATCGACAGCGAGTGCTCGGCCTGTGACGCCGACGCGGTCGCGGTCTACCGCGACGGCCGCTGCGCCGTCACCTGCGAGAACGACCACCTGCTGTTCGGCTGGACGCTCCCGCCCGCCGCGGCCGCCGACGCGACGCTCCCGGAGGTGGTCTCCCTGACCGAGCTGTACGCCCGCCAGGCCATCGAGCGCGCCCTCGCCGGCGTCTGCCCGAAGTGCTCGGCGCCCGTCGACCCGCGGATCGCCGTCGAGGGCGACGACGCCGAGCCGATCGACCCCCCGGGCCTGCGGGTCCGCTGTGAGACCTGCGGCGGGCGCCTCGTCGGCCCCGTCGGCTTCTGCCTCCTGGTCGACCCCGCCGTCGCGGCGTTCTACCGGCGCCACGACCGCCCGCTCGACGCCTGCCACGTCTGGGAGCCCGCCTTCGTCGCCGACGACGGGACGGTCGACGTGGTCGAGCGCGACCCGCTTCGCGTCGCCGTCGAAGTCACGCTGGACGGCGACCGCCTCGCCGTCACCGTCGACGAGTCGGGCCGCGTGTCCGTCCGCGAGGGATGA